A stretch of the Myxosarcina sp. GI1 genome encodes the following:
- a CDS encoding serine/threonine-protein kinase — MKVGLLNNRYRILETLGRGGFGETYLAEDTHMPSKRKCVLKQLKPVVNQPQIPPWMKERFQREAAILEELGEGNSQIPQLYAYFSEADKFYLVQEWIDGLTLEQYWQQEGNLRPEEVRQILLQLLPVLDYVHSRHIIHRDLKPENIILQGKTPFLIDFGAVKEAIVTTVDRHSSIYSAAIGTPGYMPSEQAVGRPVYSSDLYALGLTAIFLLTGKSPQDLDSDPRNGEILWQEHAERVDKELVAIINRAIRLHPRDRFSTAREMLAALRSSGATERVTGATLRVAPAHTGTVGVASENYSHTVGIDVPERRKTQQRSWWAGVLWFVLIAVGVAVGTFSVGFYAVSSLWRSRPEPTSAELEKPDPETETIRFPPLEDLEAKVKTRQPKAKSNRRAEARETELEPESETAAENETEKPEIAKQTKSQPPEVVVNSQPKPEIDVPILTTGTSESQLVSTLGEPTFQEQDRRGQEGSQILVYRDIVPDRVNLSYRSDNKGNIHQTDIALDPELSLGAMQETLAKLLGGEAPAVVKDKLRSVYSRQTDLSSFTVGNRSGQIRRDSKNRVNISVWETGTW; from the coding sequence ATGAAAGTTGGACTTCTAAATAACCGCTATCGCATTTTAGAAACTCTCGGTAGAGGAGGGTTTGGCGAGACTTATCTGGCTGAGGATACCCACATGCCATCAAAAAGAAAGTGTGTCCTCAAGCAACTCAAGCCAGTGGTAAACCAGCCTCAAATTCCCCCCTGGATGAAGGAAAGATTTCAGCGTGAAGCAGCAATTTTAGAAGAATTAGGAGAGGGCAATTCGCAAATCCCCCAACTTTATGCTTATTTTTCCGAAGCCGACAAATTTTATCTAGTTCAAGAATGGATTGACGGACTTACTTTAGAGCAGTATTGGCAACAGGAAGGCAATTTACGTCCCGAAGAAGTCAGACAAATTTTGCTACAGCTTTTGCCCGTACTCGATTACGTACATAGTCGTCATATCATCCATCGAGATCTCAAACCAGAAAATATTATTCTTCAAGGAAAAACTCCTTTTCTCATTGATTTTGGAGCGGTAAAAGAAGCAATTGTTACTACGGTAGATCGCCACAGCAGTATTTATTCTGCCGCTATCGGTACTCCTGGCTATATGCCATCAGAACAAGCTGTAGGTCGCCCCGTTTACTCCAGCGATTTGTATGCATTGGGACTGACTGCCATTTTTTTGCTTACGGGTAAGTCTCCTCAAGATTTAGACAGCGATCCTCGTAATGGTGAAATTCTTTGGCAAGAACATGCCGAACGTGTAGATAAAGAGCTAGTTGCTATCATTAACCGCGCCATTCGTCTGCATCCTCGCGATCGCTTTTCTACCGCCAGAGAAATGCTAGCGGCATTGAGGTCTTCAGGAGCAACCGAACGAGTTACAGGGGCTACCCTCAGAGTCGCTCCCGCTCATACAGGTACTGTAGGTGTTGCTTCAGAAAACTACAGTCATACTGTAGGTATTGACGTGCCCGAGCGCAGAAAAACCCAACAGCGTAGCTGGTGGGCGGGTGTCCTATGGTTTGTGCTAATCGCCGTAGGCGTAGCAGTCGGTACATTTTCTGTAGGATTTTATGCCGTATCCAGCTTGTGGCGATCGCGTCCCGAACCGACATCAGCCGAATTAGAGAAACCAGACCCAGAAACCGAAACAATTCGATTTCCTCCTTTAGAAGATTTAGAAGCAAAAGTAAAAACCAGGCAGCCCAAAGCCAAAAGCAATCGGCGAGCGGAAGCACGAGAAACCGAACTAGAACCAGAATCAGAAACAGCAGCAGAAAACGAGACAGAAAAACCTGAAATTGCCAAACAAACCAAATCTCAACCGCCAGAGGTAGTAGTAAATTCTCAACCGAAACCAGAGATCGACGTTCCTATTTTGACTACGGGAACATCAGAAAGCCAATTAGTTAGTACTTTAGGAGAACCAACGTTTCAAGAGCAAGACCGTAGGGGACAAGAAGGCAGCCAAATCTTAGTCTATCGAGATATCGTTCCAGACCGAGTCAATCTTAGCTATCGTTCTGATAATAAAGGTAATATACATCAAACAGATATTGCTTTAGACCCAGAGCTAAGTTTGGGAGCAATGCAGGAAACTTTAGCCAAACTTTTAGGCGGTGAAGCACCTGCAGTAGTCAAAGATAAGCTTAGAAGCGTCTATTCACGCCAGACCGATTTAAGTTCCTTTACAGTGGGGAATCGTAGCGGACAGATCAGACGCGATTCTAAAAATCGGGTTAATATTTCAGTCTGGGAAACGGGAACTTGGTGA
- a CDS encoding GIY-YIG nuclease family protein — translation MTAQTAATSLSSLQYIEYLDDNGCIDEDFQKTIGAYAIFDRHKQLQYVGFSRDIYLSLKQHLVRQPQNCYWLKVKPIDRLSRKILEETTAAWIAENGATPVGNAEAKHIWTEPIDAQPNMTDEEKAQYQQSSELEQTKILKRVARRVEAEIKKRLSERGVTMDIRFNPKLKERGLLDLK, via the coding sequence ATGACCGCACAAACAGCAGCTACATCGCTTTCTAGTCTGCAATATATCGAGTATTTAGATGATAATGGTTGCATTGACGAAGATTTTCAAAAAACCATTGGTGCCTATGCAATCTTCGATCGCCACAAACAACTTCAGTATGTCGGTTTTTCTCGCGACATCTATCTTAGTCTCAAACAGCATTTAGTACGTCAACCCCAAAATTGCTACTGGCTGAAAGTTAAGCCAATCGATCGCCTGAGCAGAAAAATTTTAGAAGAAACTACTGCCGCCTGGATTGCCGAAAATGGCGCAACTCCAGTGGGCAATGCCGAAGCCAAACATATTTGGACTGAGCCGATTGATGCCCAACCAAATATGACAGACGAGGAAAAGGCACAGTATCAACAAAGTAGCGAATTGGAACAGACTAAGATTTTAAAACGAGTAGCGAGACGAGTTGAAGCCGAAATAAAAAAGCGGTTGAGCGAACGTGGAGTTACAATGGATATTCGTTTTAATCCCAAACTCAAAGAGCGCGGATTACTCGATTTAAAATAA
- a CDS encoding urease accessory protein UreF → MNKINRQLALMQLSDSFFPSGSYTLSHGLESLVQNGLVTTAEDVKQFLDILLHNKIGTCDLVALIHAYRGILSNNLEAIKTADRELFTRTLIQTNREAQIKSGRALLMVASSTWQDVWLESLKQLTATKQIYCLQPTVFAVVSRVAGLTESEAAIAFLHSLTTGLLGAAIRLGAIGHINSQQILTSLSEAIATVYLKAKSMTINEMSSCTPQIDLAQMQQQKLRMRLFAN, encoded by the coding sequence ATGAATAAAATTAACCGCCAGCTTGCTTTGATGCAGTTATCCGATTCGTTTTTTCCTTCTGGTTCCTATACTCTTTCTCATGGTTTGGAATCATTAGTGCAAAACGGCTTAGTAACTACAGCAGAAGATGTCAAACAGTTTTTAGACATACTATTGCACAATAAGATTGGCACTTGCGATTTAGTGGCGTTAATTCACGCCTACCGAGGTATTCTAAGCAATAACCTGGAAGCCATAAAAACGGCAGACAGGGAATTATTTACCCGAACCCTAATTCAGACTAATCGCGAGGCTCAAATTAAAAGCGGACGCGCTTTACTAATGGTTGCAAGCTCTACCTGGCAAGACGTGTGGTTAGAAAGCTTAAAACAACTTACGGCTACCAAGCAGATTTACTGTTTGCAGCCAACTGTTTTTGCTGTAGTTAGTAGGGTAGCAGGTTTGACCGAGTCAGAAGCCGCGATCGCGTTTCTGCATAGTTTGACTACTGGTTTGCTGGGCGCGGCAATTCGTTTGGGCGCGATCGGACACATTAACTCGCAACAAATCTTGACTTCTCTATCGGAGGCGATCGCAACTGTGTATCTAAAGGCAAAGTCTATGACCATAAACGAGATGAGTTCCTGTACGCCACAAATAGATTTAGCTCAAATGCAGCAGCAGAAACTAAGAATGAGACTATTTGCCAACTAA